The genome window GGGCGGGGCCGGGGGGGGGGCAGGGTGAGCGGAGGGCGGGGCCGACGGGGGGGGCAGGGTGAGCGGAGGGCGGGGCCGGGGGGGGCAGGGTGAGCGGAGGGCGGGGCCTGGGGGGGCAGGGTGAGCGGAGGGCGGGGCCTGGGTGAGCGGAGGGCGGGGCCGAGGGGGGGGGCCGGGTGAGCggagggcggggcggggcggggcggggccgGTTGCACACGCGCGGAGGTACAACTCTTGTTTGTGGGGCCGCTGAAGCGTCGAATGAAGATTTGTTGTGTGTGTGAGGAGCAGCTGCCGAAATACCGGTGCCCGCGCTGCGACCTCCGTTAGTGAGTACCGCCCGGGCCTTGGTGTCGGAGTAGACCCTTGAACCGGGTATTTTGCTGTAATGGGAGCAGCCGCTCGCAATTGGCGTTGATTATAACTCGAGTCTGCGGCCGCATAGGCCCTGCCTTCTCAGCTGAAGGCCTCGGATGCCACGTTGGTTTACAGCCGGTGGCTCGCTTCCACTGTAACTGGGCGACGGTTTGACTTGACCTCCTTATCGGCCATGGGGGTGTTACAGCTAAGTTCCGGGCCAGGCTTAGCAGCGATACCGCCAAGGCGGATTAACAGGGGTTGCTGAACAGCAAATGCTGTTTTGTTTTCCAACTGCTGCTCCAGCTGAGACCAGCAATCTGTGCACGTTATTTCTCAGCTGTCAGGCTCACTATTTGAACACTATATTGGAAAACTTTATCTGTACAATTGAGAGTGACTGAAGATAGTAGGAGATCGGTGCCTGTTTTGTGTGTTCTATGGTTGGAGTAAATACTGCAAGTGTGTCCATTTAACTAATTGAGAGACTCGAAAGAAGCATTTTatatacagcacaggaagaggccatttggctcatcatgtctgtactggctctttgtaAGAGATCTCCAATTGATCTCACATCTCTGCCCtttatagccctgcaaaattttaccCTTCAAGTATTTACCAATCCCCATTTGAAAGTTTCTATTGATTTTGTTTCCACCACGCTTTGTCTGTGCATTCTGGATCATTGTAACTGGctgcattttgttttttttaaaaaaaaatcttgttatCTCTGGTTTTCTTGCCAAGTACCTTAAATCCGTGTTGTCTAATTACTGCCCTTTCTGCCATTACAATTTCTCGTCATTGACCTCCTGAAGTCGGTTACTATCCTTTGAACTATTTACTTCACTTGAGTTTTGTCCTCTGCAGCATTTGACATAGTTCCCTAGATACACAAGTCCAAGTAATATATCAACAAAAAGTTCAGTGGACCCAATATCAACCCCTGGGGGACACTGCTGGGCACTTCTCTCTGGGCTGAAAAACAGCCAGTCACCACCACTATTTTGCTTTCTGACCCTtggtcgatttttttttttttagtttagtgatacagcactgaaacaggcccttcggcccactgagtctgtgctgactatcaaccacccatttatactaatcctacattcctaccacatccccacctgtctctgtatttccctaccacctacctatactaggggaaatttataatggccaattaacctatcaacctgcaagtcttttggcatgtgggaggaacttgcaaactccacacaggcagtacccagaattgaacccggtcgctggagctgtgaggctgcggtgctaaccactgtgctgccccaatttTGTATtgtccactgtcccttttattcctatGGTGTTCAATTTTGCTAactagtctattatgtggtacccaATGTTCCAGCTAAGTTGTGTAGTCTGGCCTTTTTTGATAAATAATGCACATGCACGGCCTCAGAAAAAATGTGAACAAACTGCACTGAAAATAATGGGCTGCACccaacaactaaattttaaagtGAACGTTGGTAGTACCTATTAGCAAAATTTTATGTCAATTTAATTATACTTCTGGTTTTGTACTTATTTTCAGTTGCTCTGTGAGATGCTACAAGAAACATAAAGGTATGGATTGTTCTTTATGGTGCCCTAGAAGTTGAATAACTTCTAGTTTTACTATGTGGCTGAAATTAGTTGATGGGTGATTGTTGTGGAATATCCAACTTTCCAAAGGAAACTTTTTAAAGCCATTAGCTGTTGTGTTTGAAGAGTAGATTATAAAAGGGCTGTTTAATCCCTCTGTGAATTAGTTTTCTCCTTGATGGAGGGGTGATGTCCAATAACTGTTGGATTGGAGGTCTAGCTTGGAATTTGAGAAATGTAGATGCCAGGATGATTATCTAGGACCTGCATTATTAAAACAAGATAGTAAATGGAAAGTCTTAATCTGACATTCTTTGTCTGTCTAACTTTGTTCTGATCTTAAATAGAGCTATCATATCTTTCATTTGTGAGGTAATGTACAAAGTATCTGTGAGCAATGAATTACAAGGCCAAATTAGAATTTTCTTTGGATATACCACTTTCTCTCCTGCACAATTGTGACTGAAGTCTTGGCATTTTGAAAAGACTCTGCTTCCTAAATTACTGCAGTAATTGCTCTGTAGTGTGAAATCTTGCAGTTTCGAACAAGCCCATATGTGTTAACACTCAAACTTTTAACAATTGGGTAAAGAATATTTTTGCATGTACTTTTCGGTATAACTAATCAGTTTTGTTTTACTAGATGATTGTAAACCTCAGGAGTCTGGTTCAACGGCAACAATTTCTCCAGCACTGAAGGAAATAGCACAGCAAGATAGCAATGGTACAGATATAATGTTTACTATGGTGGCTAAAAGAGAAATATCTACAAGGTTGTGTTTTTTTTTAGTTCAGATGCTACAACAAGTTTTCAAACTGTTTTGGATCCCAATTTTAAAAGTTTTTTCCAAAATATTTGAGGCACAAACATGAGTTCAGATGAATGCGTTTTACTGTAGTTAACATCAAGCTAATGCGAATGACATTGTAAAACTGCAGCCAATGGAAAACATTTCTTTTGCTATCGGCTGCAGTAAATATAAACTCCTCAACTTAGTGTTCTGATAACACCTGAGATGCACTTTTTTTGTTTGAGTGTGAAACAGTTCAATGCTCTTCTACTAAGTTCCTAATGGAGAGCAGGGCTGGGTGGAAATGCAAACACAGGAGAATGGCACTGGGTGGTCAGGAGAGGGGACTAAAAAAATGAACATGGGCAGCATCTGAAGGAGAATAAATGGTTTGAACTCATTACAAAAGCATGCATCCATTTCTCCTTTTTTAAATGCTGACTATGCTATGTTTTGCAAGATTTCCTGGATTTTAGTTTGAATGAGCATCTGTAGTTTCAAATAAATGTCTACAGAAACACTAATCACTTGTTAGGTTCCCTGTAGAAGACCCCATCAGAGTTGTACTGTGGGTTCTTTCATTATGCAAGAATCCCTGTCGATAAGTTGTATTGAAACTTTGTAAAATGTTACAGGACACTACTGGTCAACAGATGATATCTTGCATGGTGATGATGATGAAGAATCTGATCGGGTACCACTAGAGAAACTGAGACTTTTGGGTATGTAGACAAAAAGAATTGACTGCAACTGAACAATAAAGTGAGTTCTGGCTTTGTAGCATCTGCTATTGAAAATAAATAATTTGAACCAATTCATTTAATAGTCGGTCTTTTTAAGCACCTGATGTCCAAGAACTAAAACCATCTGTGTCGACATCAGTCACTTGAAATGAGTTTCAGCTGTAATGCTGCATGATGGTGGTGTCCTCCCTCTGAGCCAAAGGAAAACATTCATTTACATTGCTGCTGGTGCATTGTGTGACAATATTGAAGGTGGTCTTTGAGGACTCCAACCCACATTGTGCTCAAGGTCCCAAGACTGCATTTCTAAACTATCTGTATGTTTAAGAGCATTTTATAAGTTTGATTCAGTCCTTGCTGGACCTGTGGAGGCCAGCTTTTGAAGTAATGTTACTGTTTTTCTCCTTGTGAAACTAGTGCAACTGCCTCTGAAGCACCCTCACACATGCTGACTACTATCCAGTTACTCTGGGTGGATGGCAGCTAGTTTCCGGTGGAGTGGGCTTCAGACATTAAAGCTTCAGTTTAAATTTGATCTGTTACTACATTCCTTTTCATTTGTCATTCTAACAGCAGAATCGGAGGAATTGAAGAGTTTACTTTGTAACCCTCACCTTAAACAGTTACTGTTGACAGTAGACAAAGCAGAAGACAAAGGAAGCATCATGAAGACCGCTATGCAAGAACCAATTTTCATGGAATTTGCAGATCAGTGTTTACAAATAGTTGAACCCCCAGAGAAAGAAAATTAAATTTCTGCCTTAGTATAAACACTCTCAACCGAGTAAATATTTTTGTAATTTGTAAAATGTATAGCTATCCTGGTTTTAATTAAGTTTTTCTACTTGATTGAAAACTGAACAGCTTGAGTACTCAGCAACTTACTGAATGTGCTACAATGCCAAAGGCTTTGAAATATTGTTTTCCAAAGTTTAACTTATAAAAGCATTGTAATTTTTATTAAAGAACATAGCTGAAGAGTAACATAGTCCAATATTGGAGCCTAACTAATGGCTTGGAACAAATTAATTGTCTTGCTTTTATATACCATGACCAAATAAAACCCAGAATCCAATTTTTGCAATCTCTTGTTTAAAGTATTTACTTTTACTTCCTCTCAACTGTTCTTTCTAATTATAATATTTTAACATAATTGCAGGTGCTGGTCACATTCATTACCTATATTTGCTCTAATCTTCTGCATTCTACCTCCGTTTATCATTTTCTAATTTGGTATCTGAGAGCTTCTTCATTTCTTATGAAGTCCAATAACTTGTATAATTGTAAAAGAACTTCAATACTATCTACATGCCACCAGTCCAAAAAACTCAATTTACCCCAACCCTTACCAATTCCATTTGATACCATGAATGTTTTAGTAGTTTTCAGACAGCCTCATATACTGATTTACTCAAACAACCTGTCCTTTACAATTTCATATGGATTGTTCATGCCTTTAAATATTTGCACTTTTATAGACCTATAGGAGAAATTTTTCCTGTTACTATGCTTGAGATTTTGGACTGCTTAGGTGCAAAAAAAGTCACGAGTGGATGCCTAATCAGGAGTCTGACTGATTTCTGGGTGTTGGCAGCATACATGTGGAGCCAGTCATATCTTTGATAAGGGATAGTGTGTAGAGAAGAGGctgaaggatagatccttggaggacactggACCACTAATCCAAAAAAGTAGTGTCCCCATCGCTTGGCCAACTTTGCTCCTTTTAAttgtcaaaacacaaacagattaactccagttttttaaaaaatttgtttgaAACGTggctatcactggcaaggccagcatttattacccatccctaattgccctctgtGGTGGTGGTGAGGCACCACCTTGAACTGCTTATGCTCaatgttgttcagatcttgctgcatgtggaattccccaggggtcagtattgggacccttggtgtacagggcacaatttcaaagtttgcagagaaTATGAAATTTGAAAGCATTATGGACtgcaaggaggatagtgtagaacttcaaaaggacagacaagtggcagatgcagagaaatgtgatacattttggaaggaggaacatggagcgacaatatgaaataaagggtacaattctaaactaggagcagagggacctgggtgcataagtcattgaaggtggcaggacgggttgagagcagttaataaagcatacagtagcctgggctttattaataggggcatagagtacaagagcaaggaggttatgggtgcagcactttaggatggatgtgaaagcattagagagggtgcagaaaagattcacgagaatggtcccaAGGATGAAGAACTTAAGATAGATTGGATCTTGAATACACCCAGGCTGTTAAAAGCAaccagaagttgggattgttttccttgaagagaaggcggagaggagatttgatagaagtattcgaaatcatgagtggtctggacagaatagatagggagaaactgttcctactcatgaaggaaccgaaaacgagaggacacaaatttaaagtaattggcaaaagtgacatgaaaatagttttcacgcagtgaatggttaaagtctggaatgcactgtctgcacatgtggtggaggcaggttcaattgaagcattcaaaagcaaATTAGATGGTTACTTGAAAAGAATGGGCAGGGTTACGGGGAGTGGCACTAGGCGAAATGGTGCAGACATTTtaggccgaatggctgcctcctgtgctctAACGATTCtgtgactgcttcattatctgaggagttgcaaatggaactgaatactgtacAATCATCTCCACTTTGAAAAggttactgatgaagcagctgaagatggttgggcctagggcactactgaggaactcctgcagcaatatcctgtggCTTTAGTGTGGAAGCACACCTGCAGTTGCATGCTGACACCTCCAAGAAATTCTGTTTTACATGGTGGCCAGTTAAAAGTATTATGTGAAGTGCAAATCTTTAGCGATAACAGAGCTGGCATAGTTAGTTAATATATTTAGAATAAAACATTACCAATTGTAAAATTTGACCTGCTCACTTCAATCACACCAGGAGAAGCTAGAAGGACTAATGGTGGAACTTGTGCTGCAAAATTAAGCTGATTGAACAAGCTTCCTGCCTGTAAAGCTGTACAGAATTAGAGCAATAAAAATCAATTTAAGGATTGATTACAGTATTTTCAGATAACACAACTGTTCTAAAGTTAGATTGTCAGTCCACAAGAAAATACAAGCTGAAGAGATCAGCAAAATGCCTTAAAGCCTTCCCTTACCCGATTTAAAAACAATAAGTACCAAAATGTTTATGGATATGTTTAATcctatacagatcagtttctcattTGTACATACAATTTGCTTTCATTAAATAGATAATATATACTTAAACAATTCATTTATCGCTAGTGTGATTTTGAAAGAAGCAAATTCTATCATTGATCACAGATTCTTGATTTGAAATGCAgcaattcaaggctgagatcgcacTGCACAAGAAATAAAAATACAATGCACTCCATAAGCAAGCCAGCACCCAAAAATGTGTACCTTAGGGATGTTTTATAATACCACTTTGGTCCCATCACTGCTGTGCTGACAGACAGGAATGTAATTCTTTCCACTACCCTGAAGGATTACCTTCCATGACTAACAGTTCAGCAacatggattttaaaaaaaaatgcaacatACAAATTTGGCAAATCATTTTTAAAGCTAAGCATTTTCACTTGCATTAATCCAAAAGTTAATATTTAGTGCAATTTTATTATCCAGTTAAAGGTCTTGCAGCCCTCAAGCTCTCAACTATTCATAATACATATATTTGTTATTTCCATGAATGACAGTTGAATGCAGTCTTCACTGATGAATTGAGATGACAAATCAGCTAACCTTTGGATGTATTTTCAACAAAGAAATGTACATGTAGCTACACAGCATAGCAGCAGATTGGAGGATGTGGACCCCAATACTCCAACATGAGGAGTTACTGGCCTCAGTTGGACTGTCTGGGAAAAGTGACAGGGTTGGTCCCAAATACTTGTTCAACTCTTAGTGTAAAGTTGCAGGCCTttccactctcacaggaaatggcaacaagtggcagaaagcagaagcAAAGGAAGCACTTTTAAAAACAATCTGGTTACTTTGTGTGAGAACCTGGATGCTCAGAGTGCTCATCCCCCATCAAGTTTATAACCAATTTTTCTTGCCACTTCAATCCATTTGCTGTACTAAGTTGAGCACCATTAGCTTCCAGTCAAACAGCTTTTTCTCCTTTGATATGGATCTCCATTAAGCAGACACATACCCTGCTTAAATAGGGATTGCTG of Heterodontus francisci isolate sHetFra1 chromosome 30, sHetFra1.hap1, whole genome shotgun sequence contains these proteins:
- the znhit3 gene encoding zinc finger HIT domain-containing protein 3 isoform X1, encoding MKICCVCEEQLPKYRCPRCDLRYCSVRCYKKHKDDCKPQESGSTATISPALKEIAQQDSNGHYWSTDDILHGDDDEESDRVPLEKLRLLAESEELKSLLCNPHLKQLLLTVDKAEDKGSIMKTAMQEPIFMEFADQCLQIVEPPEKEN
- the znhit3 gene encoding zinc finger HIT domain-containing protein 3 isoform X2 — translated: MKICCVCEEQLPKYRCPRCDLRYCSVRCYKKHKDDCKPQESGSTATISPALKEIAQQDSNGHYWSTDDILHGDDDEESDRVPLEKLRLLESEELKSLLCNPHLKQLLLTVDKAEDKGSIMKTAMQEPIFMEFADQCLQIVEPPEKEN